The Hymenobacter sp. 5317J-9 genome has a window encoding:
- a CDS encoding sigma-54 dependent transcriptional regulator, whose translation MMPTLPFKIFVVEDNEWYGELLVHRLGQNPNHTVHRFATAKACLEQLGEQPDFITLDYSLPDAKGEQVLRQIKERLPGVEVLVISGQEDVGTAVSMLRQGAYDYLVKDENTLDRLWNIVGKVEQQARLRRENNQLRRQIGARYGAGQPLLGEHPTMQHVHTLITKAARTTITVSVSGETGTGKELVAKAIHFQSSRATQPFVAVNMAAIPRELVESELFGHEKGAFTGAVARRVGRLEEANGGTLFLDEIADLEPSLQAKLLRVLQEREVTRVGGNQTVAFDVRLIVATHRDLLAEVQAGRFREDLYYRLLGLPIALPPLRQRGTDVLLLAESFVRDFCQVNNLPPRQLSDEARDRLRAHPFPGNVRELKAVVELAAVLADGELIDGDDLPLRAGRATTIGPGSQLSLREQTTAIVQSCLDEMDGDVLAVAARLHIGKSTIYRMIQQQELRVG comes from the coding sequence ATGATGCCTACTCTACCGTTTAAGATTTTCGTGGTGGAAGACAACGAGTGGTACGGCGAGTTGCTGGTGCACCGCCTGGGCCAGAACCCCAACCACACCGTGCATCGTTTTGCCACGGCCAAGGCCTGCCTCGAGCAGCTAGGAGAACAGCCCGATTTCATCACCCTCGACTACTCCCTGCCCGACGCCAAAGGCGAGCAGGTGCTGCGCCAGATAAAAGAGCGGTTGCCCGGCGTGGAAGTCCTCGTCATCTCGGGGCAGGAAGACGTGGGCACCGCCGTGAGCATGCTGCGCCAGGGCGCCTACGACTACCTGGTGAAGGACGAAAACACCCTCGACCGCCTCTGGAACATCGTGGGCAAGGTGGAGCAACAAGCCCGCCTGCGCCGCGAAAACAACCAGTTGCGCCGGCAGATAGGGGCGCGCTACGGCGCCGGCCAGCCGCTGCTGGGCGAGCACCCCACCATGCAGCACGTGCACACGCTGATTACCAAGGCTGCCCGCACCACCATCACGGTAAGCGTGAGCGGCGAAACCGGCACCGGCAAGGAACTGGTGGCCAAGGCTATTCATTTCCAGTCGAGCCGGGCCACCCAGCCGTTTGTGGCCGTCAACATGGCCGCCATACCGCGCGAGCTGGTGGAAAGCGAGCTGTTCGGCCACGAGAAAGGGGCCTTCACGGGGGCCGTGGCGCGCCGCGTGGGCCGGCTGGAAGAAGCCAACGGCGGCACCCTGTTTCTGGACGAGATTGCCGACCTAGAGCCCAGCCTGCAGGCCAAGCTGCTGCGCGTGCTGCAGGAGCGCGAGGTGACGCGGGTGGGCGGCAACCAGACCGTGGCCTTCGACGTGCGCCTGATTGTGGCCACCCACCGCGACCTGCTGGCCGAAGTGCAAGCCGGCCGCTTCCGCGAAGACCTGTACTACCGCCTGCTGGGACTGCCCATTGCGCTACCGCCCCTGCGCCAGCGCGGCACCGACGTGCTGCTGCTGGCCGAGTCCTTTGTGCGCGACTTCTGCCAGGTGAACAACCTGCCGCCGCGCCAGCTCAGCGACGAGGCTCGTGACCGGCTGCGCGCCCACCCCTTTCCCGGCAACGTGCGCGAGCTCAAGGCCGTGGTGGAACTGGCCGCGGTGCTGGCCGACGGCGAGCTGATTGACGGCGACGACCTGCCCCTGCGCGCGGGCCGGGCCACCACCATCGGGCCGGGCAGCCAGCTCTCGCTGCGCGAACAGACCACGGCCATTGTGCAAAGCTGCCTCGACGAGATGGACGGCGACGTGCTGGCGGTGGCGGCGCGCCTGCACATCGGCAAGTCAACCATTTACCGCATGATTCAGCAACAGGAGCTGCGCGTGGGCTAG
- a CDS encoding T9SS type A sorting domain-containing protein, giving the protein MQIATPTAASLVRLRTWLLAALVFSLGTGAALASTVPAYSTTNIYSNYTTYQRTILGVESGVQYPERAADADLTNFAVLNTFLSVASTASIRLGLSGAGGSAGDRAGVLVSNATTFSNPLNLSLVNVMVLSTYNGAQWQESWPVSAEVAHDLLLGSTRPTQLEFVAKAPFTHVQLDVGGLTTLSFKLNIHYAYAVPSLVQPQAKGALSQFTASGADLSQYYGAGTSNAGVLSACVGAGVSNPERAVDNDLTNYATFNSLATVSCPAALSVKLASNLDAPGGYYAGFVIGNDDLLDLSILSGLRLSTYRDGMPTGETATGAELLELHALPDGKYQVSFRTKLPFDEVKIERIGLVSVLDDLKLYYGFGVEPRAFEGSTHVQSDFPVGQTSGKYTTSTTGICVLGPCGVTNPQGAADNDPNTVATLNIPTGLLTSAELKLVLNGTGAAGNRAGMVVGNGTGLLDATLLDQLTLTTYDADGRLLESASGSSLLALTLLPDGRQEISFLTTRPFASVQITATAGASLLTNFPIHYAFADDKTGGIPSIITPLPVQLTSFGAKWANNGADVMWTTASEKNSSHFVVERSTGVDVPFAAVGQVAAAGSSTRSLSYQLRDAEAGALGVTTVYYRLRQVDHGGSSTLSSIVAVAVGKSAATAPQLEVYPNPATDARAVLVHCPNLPATGGVVQAYSQLGQLAGQVAVPNAATNVAMPALAPGLYHVVLRGAAGQTLATQRLVVGAR; this is encoded by the coding sequence ATGCAAATCGCTACTCCCACTGCTGCTTCATTGGTCCGGCTGCGGACCTGGTTGCTGGCCGCCCTGGTCTTTTCGCTGGGCACGGGCGCCGCGCTGGCCTCCACGGTGCCGGCTTATTCCACTACCAACATCTATTCTAACTACACCACTTACCAAAGGACCATTCTGGGCGTGGAAAGCGGGGTGCAGTACCCCGAACGGGCGGCCGATGCGGACCTGACCAATTTCGCCGTGCTCAACACTTTTCTCAGCGTGGCCTCGACGGCCAGCATCCGGCTGGGGCTGAGCGGGGCGGGCGGCTCGGCCGGCGACCGCGCCGGAGTGCTGGTGAGCAACGCCACTACGTTCTCCAACCCGCTCAACCTGAGCTTGGTGAACGTGATGGTCCTTTCTACCTATAACGGCGCGCAGTGGCAGGAATCGTGGCCGGTGTCGGCCGAAGTGGCCCACGACCTGCTGCTGGGCAGCACGCGGCCCACGCAGTTGGAGTTTGTGGCCAAGGCGCCCTTTACGCACGTGCAGCTCGACGTGGGCGGCCTCACCACGCTGTCGTTTAAGCTCAACATTCACTACGCCTACGCCGTGCCATCGCTGGTGCAGCCGCAGGCCAAAGGCGCCTTGTCGCAGTTCACCGCCAGTGGCGCGGACCTGTCGCAGTACTACGGCGCGGGCACTTCGAATGCGGGCGTGCTGAGCGCCTGCGTCGGGGCCGGCGTGAGCAACCCCGAGCGGGCCGTCGACAACGACCTGACCAACTACGCCACCTTCAACAGCCTGGCCACCGTGTCGTGCCCGGCCGCGCTGTCGGTGAAGCTGGCCAGCAACCTCGACGCCCCGGGCGGCTACTACGCCGGCTTTGTGATTGGCAACGACGACTTGCTGGATTTGAGCATTTTGTCGGGCTTGCGCCTGAGCACCTACCGCGACGGCATGCCCACCGGCGAAACCGCCACCGGCGCCGAGCTGCTGGAGCTGCACGCGCTGCCCGATGGCAAGTACCAGGTGAGCTTCCGCACCAAGCTGCCTTTTGACGAGGTGAAGATTGAGCGCATTGGCCTAGTGTCGGTGCTCGACGACCTGAAGCTGTATTACGGCTTTGGCGTGGAGCCCCGCGCCTTTGAGGGCAGCACGCATGTGCAGTCGGACTTTCCGGTGGGCCAGACGTCTGGCAAGTACACGACCAGCACCACCGGCATTTGCGTGCTCGGGCCCTGCGGCGTGACAAACCCCCAGGGGGCGGCCGACAACGACCCCAACACGGTGGCTACCCTGAACATCCCCACCGGCCTGCTCACCAGCGCCGAACTGAAGCTGGTGCTGAACGGCACCGGCGCCGCCGGCAACCGCGCCGGCATGGTGGTGGGGAACGGCACCGGCCTGCTCGACGCTACGCTGCTCGACCAGCTGACCCTGACCACCTACGACGCCGATGGCAGGTTGCTCGAAAGCGCTTCGGGCAGCTCCTTGCTCGCGCTGACCCTGCTGCCCGACGGCCGGCAGGAAATCTCCTTCCTCACCACCCGCCCCTTCGCGTCGGTGCAAATCACCGCTACGGCTGGCGCTTCGCTGCTCACCAACTTTCCCATTCACTACGCCTTCGCCGACGACAAAACCGGCGGCATCCCGTCCATCATCACCCCGCTGCCCGTGCAGCTGACGTCCTTCGGCGCCAAGTGGGCCAACAACGGCGCCGACGTGATGTGGACCACCGCATCGGAGAAAAACAGCAGCCATTTTGTGGTGGAGCGCTCCACCGGCGTCGACGTGCCGTTTGCGGCCGTGGGCCAGGTGGCCGCCGCCGGCAGCAGCACCCGCAGCCTGAGCTACCAGCTGCGCGACGCTGAAGCTGGCGCGCTGGGCGTGACCACGGTGTATTACCGCCTGCGCCAGGTAGACCATGGCGGCAGCAGCACGCTGTCGTCCATCGTGGCCGTGGCCGTGGGCAAGTCGGCCGCTACGGCCCCGCAGCTCGAAGTATACCCCAACCCCGCCACCGATGCCCGCGCCGTGCTGGTGCACTGCCCCAACCTGCCCGCCACGGGCGGCGTGGTGCAGGCCTACTCGCAGTTGGGCCAGCTGGCGGGCCAGGTGGCCGTGCCCAACGCCGCCACCAACGTGGCCATGCCGGCCCTCGCCCCCGGCCTGTACCATGTGGTGCTGCGCGGCGCCGCCGGTCAGACGCTGGCCACCCAGCGCCTGGTGGTCGGGGCTCGCTAA
- a CDS encoding DNA/RNA non-specific endonuclease yields MKQTLLRMGSVALLAALAVSCSREAQVAPAAGPTAAVVNQDATRDNNLAMGNPSGAVTDATNSPNNYLMTKTQYSLSYSRDKGKPNWVSWHLSSAWLGSTPRQDNFSSDATLPSTWFHATSSSYTGSGFDRGHNCPSADRTGSVADNSATFLMTNMMPQAANNNQQTWANLENYERTLVGQGYELYVICGSYGSGGTGVNGYATTIASGKITVPARCWKVVVVLPEGSSDASRVTTSTRIIAIDTPNTTSISSSWGSYRTTVDAIEQATGYNILSAVNSTVQATIEAKVDTGPTS; encoded by the coding sequence ATGAAGCAAACCCTTTTACGCATGGGCAGCGTGGCGCTGCTCGCGGCCCTGGCGGTTTCGTGTTCGCGCGAGGCGCAGGTGGCCCCGGCCGCCGGTCCTACCGCGGCCGTGGTAAACCAGGACGCCACCCGCGACAACAACCTGGCCATGGGCAACCCCAGCGGGGCCGTGACCGATGCCACCAACTCCCCCAATAACTACCTGATGACCAAGACCCAGTACAGCCTGTCGTATAGCCGCGACAAGGGCAAGCCGAACTGGGTGAGCTGGCACCTGAGCAGCGCCTGGCTGGGCAGCACACCCCGTCAGGACAACTTCTCGTCCGACGCCACACTGCCCAGCACCTGGTTTCACGCCACTAGCAGCAGCTACACCGGCTCGGGCTTCGACCGCGGCCACAACTGCCCCTCGGCCGACCGCACCGGCTCGGTGGCCGACAACTCGGCCACCTTCCTCATGACCAACATGATGCCCCAGGCCGCCAACAACAACCAGCAAACCTGGGCCAACCTCGAAAACTACGAGCGCACCCTCGTGGGCCAAGGCTACGAGCTCTACGTCATCTGCGGCAGCTACGGCAGCGGCGGCACCGGTGTGAACGGCTACGCCACCACCATTGCCAGCGGCAAAATCACCGTGCCGGCCCGCTGCTGGAAAGTTGTGGTGGTGTTGCCCGAAGGCAGCTCCGACGCCAGCCGCGTCACCACCAGCACGCGCATCATCGCCATCGACACGCCCAACACCACCAGCATCAGCTCCAGCTGGGGCAGCTACCGCACCACGGTGGATGCCATTGAGCAGGCCACGGGCTACAACATCCTTTCGGCCGTGAACAGCACGGTGCAGGCCACCATTGAAGCGAAGGTCGACACCGGCCCCACGAGCTGA
- the pyrF gene encoding orotidine-5'-phosphate decarboxylase, with protein sequence MQKLLSRVQAANSLLCVGLDPTGDDATAAQRIHEVIAETAAYAAAFKPNLAFFLSRENGVALLQQTVRSIPTDIPVILDGKFGDIANTAEQYARFAYDVVGADGVTVNPYMGDDTIRPFARPGKVVFSLAKTSNKPVHGLQDAAMTRGGSISDWAARLARLMDEELTEATVGLVVGATEPATVAKLRAACPEQWFLVPGIGAQGGDLSATLRAGLRADGSGLLINSSRGIWQAKDAGAAARELQEQINEFRAVTSPQHA encoded by the coding sequence ATGCAAAAGCTCCTCTCCCGTGTTCAAGCTGCTAACTCCCTGCTGTGCGTGGGCCTCGACCCCACGGGCGACGATGCCACCGCGGCCCAGCGCATTCACGAAGTAATTGCCGAAACCGCCGCCTACGCGGCCGCTTTCAAGCCCAACCTGGCTTTCTTTCTGAGCCGTGAAAACGGCGTGGCCCTGCTCCAGCAAACCGTCCGCAGCATCCCCACGGACATTCCCGTGATTCTGGACGGCAAGTTTGGCGACATCGCCAACACCGCCGAACAATACGCCCGCTTCGCCTACGACGTGGTGGGCGCCGACGGCGTGACCGTGAACCCCTACATGGGCGACGACACCATCCGGCCCTTTGCCCGGCCCGGCAAGGTGGTTTTTTCGCTGGCCAAAACGTCCAACAAGCCCGTGCACGGCCTGCAGGACGCGGCCATGACGCGCGGCGGCTCCATCAGCGACTGGGCGGCCCGCCTGGCTCGCCTAATGGACGAAGAACTGACCGAAGCCACCGTGGGCCTGGTGGTGGGCGCCACCGAGCCGGCCACCGTGGCCAAGCTGCGTGCCGCCTGCCCCGAGCAATGGTTCCTGGTGCCGGGCATTGGCGCACAGGGCGGCGACTTGTCGGCCACGCTGCGCGCCGGCCTCCGTGCCGATGGCAGCGGGCTGCTGATAAACTCCTCGCGGGGCATCTGGCAGGCCAAAGACGCCGGCGCCGCTGCCCGCGAACTGCAAGAACAAATCAACGAATTTCGGGCCGTGACGAGCCCCCAACATGCCTGA
- the pyrE gene encoding orotate phosphoribosyltransferase produces MTPTTDTPSPIALDAELLEQQLRQEDALLRGHFRLSSGLHSDTYVQCARFLRRPELAAPAAAALAGQIQAADLQPDVVVGPAMGGVVIGYELARQLGVPGIFTERDADGQMTLRRGFTIEPGEKVIIAEDVVTTGKSTLEVARVLRELGAEVLGVASLIDRTGGQGGLDFPHFALLSVQAATYQPDACPLCAAGVPVVKPGSRPEKAF; encoded by the coding sequence ATGACCCCAACCACCGACACTCCTTCGCCCATTGCCCTCGATGCCGAACTGCTGGAGCAGCAGCTGCGGCAAGAAGACGCCCTGCTGCGCGGGCACTTCCGGCTGTCGTCGGGCCTGCACTCCGATACCTACGTGCAGTGCGCCCGCTTCCTGCGCCGCCCGGAGCTGGCCGCGCCGGCCGCCGCCGCGCTGGCCGGCCAGATTCAGGCCGCCGACCTGCAGCCCGACGTGGTGGTGGGCCCGGCCATGGGCGGCGTGGTGATTGGCTACGAACTGGCCCGGCAGCTGGGCGTGCCCGGCATCTTCACCGAGCGCGACGCCGACGGGCAGATGACCCTACGCCGAGGCTTCACCATTGAGCCCGGCGAAAAAGTCATCATCGCCGAAGACGTGGTGACCACCGGCAAGAGCACGCTGGAAGTGGCCCGCGTGCTGCGCGAGCTGGGCGCCGAGGTGCTGGGCGTGGCCTCGCTGATTGACCGCACGGGTGGCCAGGGCGGGCTGGATTTTCCGCACTTCGCGCTGCTGTCGGTGCAAGCCGCTACTTACCAGCCGGACGCTTGCCCGCTCTGTGCGGCCGGCGTGCCGGTGGTGAAGCCCGGCAGCCGGCCGGAGAAAGCGTTTTAG
- a CDS encoding AIR synthase-related protein — translation MSDTNPDTTQSTHTIQLTLKPGQHDGDGQRVAEAAARHLGLRTGRVRSAAIYTVRYPLSETQLSDFATRCLADPVLHDVRLNELTGAEGYATYILVARRPGVTDDEGTSAQNALADILNEPLDVHTQHIFSKKLYLLENDLPADDLRRIAEELLGNKLINWLEVGRVADGIRDYTPRPGGGAEAITEVVSLTGLSDTELLQLSKDNIYALNLEEMRAVRDYFAAAETQAERKAAGLPADPTDCELEIIAQTWSEHCKHKEFAAVINYKDTETGEEKQIDSLFKTYIKNATSEVDRQLRANGNDWLIKVFSDNAGAVRINPDSLFVWKVETHNSPSAIDPYGGAITGILGNNRDPLATGIGGARLLFNTNVLCFGNPEFEGQLLTGQLHPRRILEGVRKGIEDGGNKSGVPTVNGAIVFDDRYAGKPLVYCGTGAVMPMQFAGKDSWEKIIDAGDRIIMAGGRVGKDGIHGATFSSIELDETAPATAVQIGSPITQKLAMDFLLLASRRGLLKCSTDNGAGGLSSSVGELAGISGGAVVELERVPLKYPGLRPWEIFVSESQERFTLVVEPGKMAEITALGQEMEVELTDIGFFTADGFLDVRFDGAPVARLNMEFLHEGVPRKVLEAEWTKPAAAEPEIPAATDYTATLGQLLGSLNICSRESVIRQYDHEVKGRTIVKPLMGATGQAPQDAAVVRFNFESWEGVAVSNGILPRYGDLDAYHMSAGSFDEAVRQIIAVGGKLPNLTPGDGIFWSVNDNFCVPDSVYDAASNPDGKQKLAKLVRMCEALRDATAAYCIPLTSGKDSMKNDFKADGVKISVPPTVLYSMTAKMEDVRRAITSDFKQADDVVYLLGETYDELGGSEFYALHGQLGANVPKVDFAKAKALYTLIGQANDQNLIQSCHDLSDGGLAVALAECTFGYDCGASIELPEKGLPLPVQLFSESHSRFLATVAPEDVVAFEQLLGQRATRLGLVTKEVRLLVQHAGRTVISADAATLRSIWSNGPVNQLLSVGEVAHLNHPPSV, via the coding sequence ATGTCCGATACCAATCCCGACACCACCCAAAGCACCCACACCATTCAGCTCACGCTGAAACCCGGCCAGCACGACGGCGACGGCCAGCGCGTGGCCGAAGCCGCCGCCCGCCACCTCGGCCTGCGCACCGGCCGCGTGCGCAGCGCTGCCATCTATACGGTGCGCTACCCGTTGAGCGAAACGCAACTCAGCGACTTCGCCACCCGTTGTCTCGCCGACCCGGTGCTGCACGACGTGCGCCTGAATGAATTAACTGGCGCCGAAGGCTATGCCACCTACATCCTGGTAGCTCGCCGCCCTGGCGTGACCGACGACGAAGGCACTTCGGCCCAAAATGCCCTGGCCGACATCCTGAACGAGCCGCTGGACGTGCACACCCAGCACATCTTCAGCAAGAAGCTCTACCTGCTCGAAAACGACTTGCCGGCCGACGACCTGCGCCGCATCGCGGAGGAGCTGCTCGGCAACAAGCTCATCAACTGGCTGGAAGTGGGCCGCGTGGCCGACGGCATCCGCGACTACACGCCGCGCCCCGGCGGCGGCGCCGAAGCCATTACCGAAGTCGTTTCGCTGACGGGCCTGAGCGACACGGAGCTGCTGCAGTTGTCGAAGGACAACATCTACGCGCTGAACCTGGAGGAAATGCGGGCCGTGCGCGACTACTTCGCCGCTGCTGAGACACAGGCGGAGCGGAAGGCAGCAGGCCTGCCCGCCGACCCCACCGATTGCGAGCTGGAAATCATTGCCCAGACCTGGTCGGAACACTGCAAGCACAAGGAGTTTGCGGCCGTTATCAACTACAAGGACACCGAAACGGGCGAGGAGAAGCAGATTGATTCGCTCTTCAAAACCTACATCAAAAACGCCACGTCGGAAGTGGACCGCCAGCTGCGCGCCAACGGCAACGACTGGCTGATTAAGGTGTTTTCGGATAATGCCGGCGCGGTGCGCATCAACCCCGATTCATTGTTCGTGTGGAAGGTGGAAACGCATAACTCGCCCTCGGCCATCGACCCGTACGGCGGGGCCATCACGGGCATTTTGGGCAACAACCGCGACCCATTGGCCACTGGCATCGGGGGCGCGCGGCTGCTGTTCAATACCAACGTGCTGTGCTTCGGCAACCCTGAATTTGAGGGACAACTGCTGACTGGTCAGCTGCACCCGCGCCGCATTCTGGAAGGTGTGCGCAAGGGCATCGAGGACGGCGGCAACAAGTCGGGCGTACCTACCGTGAACGGCGCCATTGTGTTCGATGACCGGTACGCGGGCAAGCCGCTGGTGTACTGCGGCACCGGCGCTGTGATGCCGATGCAGTTTGCGGGCAAAGATTCCTGGGAAAAAATCATTGATGCCGGCGACCGCATCATCATGGCCGGCGGCCGGGTGGGCAAAGACGGCATCCACGGCGCCACGTTCTCGTCAATCGAGCTGGACGAAACTGCGCCCGCCACAGCCGTGCAAATCGGCTCGCCCATCACCCAGAAGCTGGCGATGGATTTCCTGCTGCTGGCCTCGCGCCGCGGCCTGCTGAAATGCAGCACCGACAACGGCGCGGGCGGCCTCTCGTCGTCCGTGGGCGAGCTGGCCGGCATCTCGGGCGGCGCGGTGGTGGAGCTGGAGCGCGTGCCGCTGAAGTACCCCGGCCTGCGGCCTTGGGAGATTTTTGTGAGCGAGTCGCAGGAGCGGTTTACGCTCGTGGTGGAGCCCGGCAAAATGGCCGAAATCACGGCGCTGGGCCAGGAAATGGAAGTGGAGCTGACCGACATCGGCTTCTTCACCGCCGACGGTTTCCTGGATGTGCGCTTCGACGGCGCCCCGGTGGCCCGGCTGAACATGGAGTTTCTGCACGAGGGCGTACCGCGCAAGGTGCTGGAAGCCGAGTGGACCAAACCCGCCGCCGCCGAGCCGGAGATTCCGGCCGCTACCGACTACACCGCCACGCTGGGCCAGCTGCTGGGCTCGCTAAACATCTGCTCGCGCGAATCGGTCATTCGGCAGTACGACCACGAGGTGAAGGGCCGCACCATTGTGAAGCCCCTGATGGGCGCCACCGGCCAGGCGCCGCAGGACGCGGCCGTGGTGCGTTTCAATTTTGAGAGCTGGGAGGGCGTGGCCGTGAGCAACGGCATCCTGCCGCGCTACGGCGATTTGGACGCCTACCACATGTCGGCTGGCTCGTTCGACGAGGCCGTGCGCCAGATTATTGCGGTGGGCGGGAAGCTGCCGAACCTGACGCCCGGAGACGGCATTTTCTGGTCGGTGAACGACAACTTCTGCGTGCCTGATTCGGTGTACGATGCCGCCAGCAACCCCGATGGCAAGCAGAAACTGGCCAAGCTGGTGCGCATGTGCGAGGCCCTGCGCGACGCCACGGCGGCCTACTGCATCCCGCTCACCAGCGGCAAGGACTCGATGAAAAACGACTTCAAGGCCGACGGCGTGAAGATTTCGGTGCCCCCCACCGTGCTCTACTCGATGACGGCCAAGATGGAAGACGTGCGCCGCGCCATCACCTCCGACTTCAAGCAGGCCGACGACGTGGTGTACCTGCTCGGCGAAACCTACGACGAGCTGGGCGGCTCCGAGTTCTACGCCCTGCACGGCCAGTTGGGCGCCAACGTGCCCAAGGTTGACTTCGCGAAAGCCAAAGCGCTGTACACCCTCATCGGCCAGGCCAACGACCAGAACCTCATTCAGTCCTGCCACGACCTGAGCGACGGCGGTTTGGCCGTGGCCCTGGCTGAGTGCACCTTCGGCTACGACTGCGGCGCCAGCATCGAGCTGCCCGAAAAGGGCCTGCCGCTGCCGGTGCAATTGTTTTCGGAGTCGCACTCGCGTTTCCTGGCCACGGTGGCGCCCGAAGACGTGGTAGCGTTTGAGCAGCTGCTGGGCCAGCGGGCCACCCGCCTGGGCCTGGTGACCAAAGAAGTGCGGCTGCTGGTGCAGCACGCGGGCCGCACCGTGATTTCGGCCGATGCAGCGACGTTGCGCAGCATCTGGAGCAACGGGCCTGTTAATCAGCTCCTCAGCGTGGGCGAGGTGGCCCATCTAAACCACCCGCCTTCCGTGTAA